One window of Mesorhizobium loti R88b genomic DNA carries:
- a CDS encoding GntR family transcriptional regulator codes for MDLDPSTLNRTFPLRDQIYHQIRNLIVVGQMKPGEVINEVAIAEALGVSRTPVREAVKRISDEGLVTILAQTGTYVAPISRADLEEAYVIRRALEMESARRAAAKFTPSAGELLEANMAAHRLAISSGRYATAIQLDDVFHRTIAEICGLPKIWRAVDISKAQMDRGRYLVIPRPGYGEQTIEQHEAILDALKRHDAEGAAHAMEHHLETSLRNTLEVAADLLG; via the coding sequence ATGGACCTGGACCCTTCGACGCTCAATCGGACGTTTCCGTTGCGCGATCAGATCTATCACCAGATCCGCAACCTGATCGTCGTCGGCCAGATGAAGCCGGGGGAAGTGATCAACGAGGTGGCCATCGCCGAAGCCCTCGGTGTCTCGCGCACACCGGTGCGCGAAGCGGTCAAGCGCATCAGTGACGAGGGCCTCGTTACGATCCTGGCGCAGACTGGCACCTATGTCGCACCGATCAGCCGGGCCGACCTGGAAGAAGCCTATGTCATCCGACGTGCCCTGGAGATGGAAAGCGCCAGGCGCGCGGCCGCCAAATTCACGCCGTCAGCCGGCGAACTTCTGGAGGCCAATATGGCGGCGCACCGGCTCGCCATATCGAGCGGCAGATATGCCACCGCGATCCAGCTCGACGATGTCTTCCACCGCACCATCGCCGAGATCTGCGGCCTGCCGAAAATCTGGCGCGCCGTCGACATCTCCAAGGCGCAAATGGATCGGGGCCGCTACCTCGTCATCCCGAGACCCGGCTATGGCGAACAGACGATCGAGCAGCACGAAGCCATTCTCGACGCGCTGAAACGTCACGACGCCGAGGGTGCCGCGCACGCTATGGAACACCATCTCGAAACGTCTTTGCGCAACACGCTCGAGGTCGCCGCTGATCTACTCGGCTGA
- a CDS encoding dihydrodipicolinate synthase family protein, with the protein MPKFRPDEFHGIHAILYALFDAQEKLDRTAMSRQVEICLATGVHGMAALGLATEVAKLTEAERRTVMDWTAEDTAGKVPLAFTIFGASVAEQVAQVRHAESVGADWVILQPPPAGSYGALEYIRFFGRVAEATGLPVAIQNAPAFFGRGLTSDEIRDLVTQHPNIRLIKGEGPVTDIAGLIERTEGRIPVFNGRGGLELIDNFRIGCRGMILAPDSIDHAVRAWETFRAGDEAAAEALYEKMLPAAVFVMQGIENLICYGKRLFGARAGIAIQDRAPAMRPNEIGLAMVARFAAHLGRLPHGDA; encoded by the coding sequence ATGCCAAAGTTCCGGCCCGATGAGTTCCATGGCATCCACGCCATCCTCTACGCGCTGTTCGACGCCCAGGAAAAGCTCGACCGCACGGCAATGAGCAGACAGGTCGAGATATGCCTGGCGACCGGCGTGCACGGCATGGCGGCCCTCGGTCTCGCCACGGAAGTCGCCAAGCTGACCGAGGCCGAGCGGCGGACGGTCATGGACTGGACGGCTGAGGACACCGCCGGCAAGGTGCCGCTCGCCTTCACCATCTTCGGTGCGTCGGTCGCCGAACAGGTCGCGCAGGTGCGGCACGCCGAAAGCGTTGGCGCCGACTGGGTGATCCTGCAGCCGCCGCCGGCCGGATCGTATGGCGCGCTGGAATACATCCGCTTCTTCGGCCGTGTCGCCGAAGCGACCGGCCTGCCGGTGGCGATCCAGAATGCGCCGGCCTTTTTCGGCCGTGGCCTGACTTCCGACGAAATCCGCGACCTCGTCACGCAGCACCCCAATATCAGGTTGATCAAGGGTGAAGGCCCGGTCACCGACATTGCCGGCCTGATCGAGCGCACCGAAGGCCGGATTCCCGTGTTCAACGGGCGCGGCGGGCTGGAGCTGATCGACAATTTCCGCATCGGCTGCCGCGGCATGATCCTGGCGCCGGATAGCATCGATCATGCCGTGCGCGCCTGGGAGACATTCCGTGCTGGAGACGAAGCGGCTGCCGAGGCCTTGTACGAAAAAATGCTGCCGGCAGCGGTATTCGTCATGCAAGGCATCGAGAACCTGATCTGCTACGGCAAGCGGCTGTTCGGCGCCCGCGCCGGCATCGCCATACAGGATCGGGCGCCGGCGATGCGACCCAATGAGATTGGACTTGCGATGGTGGCGCGATTTGCTGCTCACCTGGGACGATTGCCGCACGGCGACGCCTGA